The following coding sequences are from one Candidatus Neomarinimicrobiota bacterium window:
- a CDS encoding phosphoribosylglycinamide formyltransferase, translating to MRNMRIAIFASGNGSNAESVMRASREGRLEADVELVLSNNPKAGVLEKAQAYEVKHSVIESSDFNSDAEYVKTVCELLDAEKINFIALAGFLKMIQPELIERYNNRITNIHPALLPSFGGRGFYGKRVHEAVLAAGCKVSGVTVHLVDKEYDRGPIVAQTCVPVLDDDTPDTLAERVLIEEHKIYPDALQLFAENRVVVNGRKVTITGKA from the coding sequence ATGAGAAACATGAGAATAGCGATATTTGCTTCAGGAAACGGCTCAAACGCAGAATCGGTAATGCGTGCCTCGCGGGAAGGTCGGCTCGAGGCGGATGTTGAACTGGTACTGAGTAATAACCCGAAGGCAGGAGTTCTGGAGAAAGCGCAGGCATACGAGGTTAAACACTCGGTCATAGAGAGTAGTGATTTTAACAGTGATGCAGAATATGTTAAAACAGTTTGTGAACTACTCGATGCCGAAAAGATAAATTTCATAGCGCTTGCAGGTTTTTTGAAAATGATACAACCGGAATTGATAGAGAGATATAACAACAGAATTACGAATATTCACCCCGCGCTTCTTCCATCATTCGGAGGAAGGGGATTCTATGGGAAGCGGGTTCACGAAGCTGTGCTCGCAGCGGGCTGTAAAGTCAGCGGAGTGACCGTTCACCTTGTTGACAAGGAATACGACCGCGGACCGATAGTAGCCCAAACGTGCGTTCCTGTGCTTGATGATGACACTCCGGACACGCTTGCTGAGAGGGTGTTGATCGAAGAACACAAGATATATCCGGATGCGCTACAGCTTTTTGCGGAGAACAGGGTGGTTGTAAATGGTAGAAAAGTAACTATCACAGGAAAAGCATGA
- the purH gene encoding bifunctional phosphoribosylaminoimidazolecarboxamide formyltransferase/IMP cyclohydrolase, translating into MSGEIQIKRALFSLWDKEGSEELASVLVNNGAKIVASGGTAEYLNSKGIEVEEVSDITGYGSMLNGRVKTLHPKIFAGILADKNNEEHIQSISDAGIDAIDLIAVNFYPFENYISEANRDFSDAIEMIDIGGPSMLRASAKNYASVVPVCDPGQFRWLSKEIDSSGGRVSPESRIKLAREAFGYTSRYEAAINNYFQRNGELFEETSALTMTKLSDLRYGENPHQNAVFYSSPQLSSINIHLLHGKPLSYNNLLDIDSALGVLTDLEDRGVVILKHGNPCGCAEMTTLQDSFKRALKTDPVSSFGGVVGLKGEVDAETAKAVNEIFIECVVAAAIKPDALDILKKKKNLRILLYENLDEPDFEIRSLRLGILKQERDKKGLKLSEADSVTDRKPTEKELKALSLAWRIAKHVKSNAIVYCDEEGTLGIGAGQMSRVDSSKIAAMKANDAKLSLKGSVAASDAFFPFRDGLDVIAEKGVTAIVQPGGSIRDNEVIDAANEHNIAMLFTGFRHFRH; encoded by the coding sequence ATGAGCGGGGAGATACAGATAAAAAGAGCGCTATTCAGCCTTTGGGATAAGGAGGGCTCTGAGGAGCTGGCATCGGTTCTTGTGAACAACGGGGCGAAAATTGTTGCGAGCGGAGGGACCGCCGAATACCTGAACTCTAAGGGCATAGAAGTAGAGGAGGTTTCTGATATTACCGGATACGGCTCGATGCTTAACGGAAGAGTTAAAACTTTACACCCAAAAATATTTGCGGGAATCCTGGCTGATAAAAACAACGAAGAGCATATTCAGAGCATTTCTGATGCCGGCATTGATGCTATTGATTTGATAGCGGTCAATTTCTACCCGTTCGAAAACTATATCTCCGAAGCGAATAGAGACTTCTCTGATGCGATCGAAATGATAGATATTGGAGGACCCTCGATGCTGAGGGCATCGGCAAAGAATTACGCCTCCGTGGTCCCGGTATGTGACCCCGGACAATTCAGATGGTTAAGCAAAGAGATAGATTCCTCGGGGGGAAGAGTGAGCCCGGAGAGCAGGATCAAACTCGCAAGAGAAGCGTTCGGTTACACTTCAAGGTATGAAGCGGCTATCAATAATTATTTTCAGCGGAACGGAGAACTGTTTGAAGAGACCAGCGCATTGACCATGACGAAGCTGTCAGATCTAAGGTACGGGGAAAACCCGCACCAGAACGCGGTGTTTTATAGCTCACCGCAATTGTCCAGCATAAATATTCATCTGCTCCACGGGAAACCGCTTTCGTATAACAACCTTCTTGACATAGACTCAGCCCTCGGAGTTTTAACCGACCTGGAAGACCGGGGAGTTGTGATACTAAAACACGGGAATCCATGCGGCTGTGCGGAGATGACCACTCTTCAAGATTCTTTCAAGCGCGCATTGAAAACTGATCCCGTGAGCTCGTTTGGAGGTGTTGTCGGCTTGAAGGGGGAAGTAGACGCGGAGACCGCAAAGGCAGTAAACGAAATATTCATTGAATGTGTCGTAGCTGCTGCAATTAAACCGGATGCGCTGGATATATTGAAAAAAAAGAAGAACCTCAGGATTCTGCTTTATGAGAATTTGGATGAACCCGATTTTGAGATTCGATCACTGAGGCTCGGAATATTAAAACAGGAGAGAGATAAAAAGGGGTTGAAACTGTCTGAAGCCGACAGCGTGACAGATAGGAAACCGACCGAAAAGGAACTTAAAGCCCTTTCTCTCGCCTGGCGAATAGCTAAGCACGTTAAATCGAATGCTATAGTTTATTGCGATGAAGAAGGGACGCTTGGCATTGGAGCCGGTCAGATGTCCCGTGTCGATTCGTCCAAGATAGCCGCGATGAAGGCGAACGACGCGAAGCTCTCCTTGAAAGGCTCGGTTGCGGCATCCGACGCCTTCTTTCCGTTTCGTGACGGACTGGACGTAATCGCCGAAAAGGGTGTGACTGCGATCGTGCAGCCGGGTGGTTCAATCAGGGATAACGAAGTTATTGATGCAGCTAACGAGCACAACATAGCGATGCTCTTCACAGGTTTTAGACACTTCAGACATTAG
- a CDS encoding rod shape-determining protein has protein sequence MGISFWNYLSGDMAIDLGTANTLIYLKGQDIVINEPSIVARNRHNGKIIAVGNDAKEMLGKTHQDIEVIRPLKDGVIANFEVTEGMLQGFIKKVKISRVARPRMVIGVPTGITEVEKRAVKDSAERANAREVFLIGEPVAAAIGIGLEISKPIGNMVVDIGGGTTEIAVIALNGIVTHESVRIGGDEMDEAIIQYFKREHNLLVGERTAENIKCEIGSATAVEERTMAVKGRNLIAGIPKTIEVTSSEIREALRDTVDQILQSVTESLERTPPELSSDILDRGIILTGGGALLKGLDQRIRDETELPVNVAEDPLLTVAYGTGKVLENIENYLSVLT, from the coding sequence ATGGGAATTTCATTTTGGAATTATTTATCCGGTGACATGGCGATAGACCTCGGCACGGCGAACACACTTATCTATCTTAAGGGACAGGATATTGTCATAAACGAGCCTTCTATAGTTGCCCGCAACAGACATAACGGTAAAATAATTGCTGTTGGGAATGACGCAAAAGAAATGCTCGGTAAGACCCACCAGGATATCGAGGTTATCCGCCCTTTAAAAGACGGAGTGATTGCCAACTTCGAAGTAACGGAAGGGATGCTTCAGGGATTTATCAAGAAAGTGAAGATAAGCAGGGTCGCCAGGCCAAGGATGGTCATTGGAGTTCCAACGGGTATTACCGAAGTTGAGAAGAGAGCGGTCAAAGACTCAGCCGAAAGAGCAAATGCAAGGGAAGTTTTCCTAATCGGAGAGCCGGTTGCCGCAGCTATAGGCATAGGACTTGAAATAAGTAAACCGATAGGTAACATGGTCGTGGACATCGGCGGCGGTACGACAGAAATTGCCGTAATTGCGCTCAACGGTATTGTTACGCACGAATCCGTACGAATCGGCGGCGACGAAATGGACGAGGCGATAATTCAATATTTCAAGCGTGAGCATAATCTGCTTGTAGGCGAACGTACGGCCGAAAATATAAAGTGCGAAATCGGATCGGCGACTGCCGTAGAAGAGCGTACGATGGCGGTTAAGGGTCGAAACCTTATTGCGGGAATTCCTAAAACAATTGAAGTGACATCATCGGAAATCCGGGAAGCTTTGAGAGATACTGTAGATCAAATTCTTCAAAGCGTTACCGAATCGTTGGAGAGAACACCTCCCGAACTATCAAGCGATATACTTGACCGCGGTATAATACTTACGGGAGGAGGCGCTTTGCTCAAAGGTCTTGATCAGAGGATCAGAGATGAGACTGAACTGCCCGTGAACGTAGCGGAAGACCCATTGCTCACTGTCGCATACGGCACGGGAAAGGTTCTCGAAAACATAGAAAATTACCTAAGCGTATTGACTTAG
- the mreC gene encoding rod shape-determining protein MreC, producing the protein MQSFISFVYNSKEYLVLIAALLVSLILISSNNNQQVRAMRGGVLDIYRIVQKPIYVLTDFIDVRKENKRIRQKNIDLSIRVSRLSESKLENERLRDLLNFKNRSSEYEYVTSEVIGIHRGSYSSSIILDTGEENGIVKNTPVVNSEGVVGKVVETGMNSSIAQLLNDDNFRISVTINPGNANGIIHGDRGLLDLREVPKGLLVTLGDTVVTSGYSDIFPSGLMVGTIKSVIEKPGYFFKEIKVEPAASMSKLNEVFLLLNSVGKAGDSL; encoded by the coding sequence ATGCAGTCCTTTATTTCCTTTGTATATAATTCAAAAGAATACCTTGTACTGATTGCCGCACTACTCGTCTCTCTTATCCTCATATCGAGTAATAACAATCAGCAGGTAAGGGCAATGAGAGGCGGAGTTCTTGATATTTATAGGATCGTACAAAAACCCATTTATGTGCTGACTGATTTTATCGACGTAAGAAAAGAGAATAAAAGGATCAGGCAAAAGAACATTGACCTTTCTATTAGAGTAAGCCGGCTTAGCGAATCCAAATTGGAGAATGAAAGATTAAGAGACCTTCTCAATTTTAAGAACCGGTCAAGCGAATATGAATATGTAACATCTGAGGTCATAGGAATTCACAGAGGATCGTATTCGAGTTCGATCATCTTAGATACCGGAGAAGAAAATGGTATCGTAAAAAATACTCCTGTGGTCAATTCGGAGGGAGTCGTGGGAAAGGTCGTAGAAACAGGAATGAACTCTTCCATCGCACAGCTTCTCAATGACGATAATTTCAGAATATCGGTTACTATTAACCCCGGGAACGCAAACGGAATTATACATGGGGATAGGGGGTTATTGGATTTAAGAGAAGTTCCTAAAGGGTTGTTGGTTACATTGGGGGATACCGTCGTGACTTCGGGATACAGCGATATCTTCCCTTCGGGTTTAATGGTAGGAACCATAAAATCGGTTATTGAAAAACCGGGGTATTTTTTTAAGGAAATCAAGGTGGAGCCCGCCGCCTCTATGTCAAAATTGAATGAGGTCTTTTTATTGCTTAATTCCGTCGGAAAGGCGGGAGACAGCCTTTAA
- the mreD gene encoding rod shape-determining protein MreD codes for MVWLKYGGSFLLAIIIESNFSRFYAIGSHTPDLFIILVIYISLHEGKIKGTTSGFSIGLIQDLIISVGFLGLSAFTKSLSGFLIGYFTDSRRSRKFPGILVPVGIGILISTLFENIFRSAGSSEGILSFIATKGFPSAIYTFILAFIIFIILRPREDLN; via the coding sequence ATGGTTTGGCTTAAATATGGCGGATCGTTCCTTCTTGCTATTATAATAGAATCAAATTTCTCGAGGTTTTATGCAATCGGCAGCCATACTCCCGACCTGTTCATCATATTGGTAATATACATTTCCCTTCATGAGGGAAAAATCAAAGGTACCACCTCCGGTTTCAGTATCGGATTGATACAGGATCTGATTATATCGGTAGGTTTTCTGGGATTATCGGCGTTTACAAAAAGTTTGTCGGGATTCCTTATCGGATATTTCACAGATTCAAGAAGGTCGCGTAAATTTCCGGGAATTTTAGTTCCTGTTGGAATCGGTATATTGATAAGCACTCTGTTTGAAAATATTTTTCGTTCTGCAGGTTCTTCTGAAGGGATTTTATCTTTTATTGCTACCAAAGGATTTCCGTCGGCTATTTATACGTTTATATTAGCGTTTATTATCTTTATAATATTGAGACCGCGTGAGGACCTGAATTAG
- the mrdA gene encoding penicillin-binding protein 2, whose product MYRVQTPLSDSRKNVAYLTIVIAIGILLWSFYDLQVKSYESYLARSERNRVRQVTVEPPRGLIYDRNGILLVENRPSYAVSVIPWEANRSPRVYELLSGYLGYDKEYLLSRVKKNSIGQFQPAKVKRSINLITLSILEEHSIELPGVVYGLFPERFYPTKAGMSHMLGYIREISDADLERFKTRGYKKGDLIGSIGLERSYEEILRGEKGYEYIQVDALGRRISKIETAESKSPIPGNDLHLTIDLGMQLEAENIMRDKRGAIIFLDPSNGEIISFVSAPFYSLATFAGAITPEVWNALQNDESDPLFNRATMSKYPPGSTFKLIAAAAAIDNGIIDRNWTVNCPGYYKLGRRIFKCNKFSGHGKISVVEAIGQSCNVFFYNLMFEIGLEKWYEQSKIFQFDSKTHIDITEENSGMIPDKSLLDNKYGEGKWQEGHLLNLVLGQGDLLVTPIQMVNLMSIIRNEGKYYNPHFAKKYYSANQEIRSFFDIEYHEKVISADISSETWKILKEGMNYVMQGERGTGRFSNLPELDIYAKTGTAQNPHGDDHAWFVGFVEDDRNPLAFAIIVENGGSGGATAAPIGKKLIKKYYDSFASNFALESHTEE is encoded by the coding sequence ATGTACAGAGTACAAACTCCATTGTCCGATTCCCGTAAGAATGTTGCGTACCTGACGATCGTTATCGCAATAGGAATATTGCTGTGGAGCTTTTATGATTTACAAGTCAAAAGCTATGAATCTTATTTGGCGAGGTCGGAACGTAACAGGGTTCGGCAGGTAACGGTAGAACCCCCGAGGGGATTAATTTATGACCGCAATGGTATCTTACTCGTGGAAAACCGTCCGTCATATGCGGTATCGGTAATTCCCTGGGAAGCAAACAGGTCTCCGCGAGTTTACGAATTGTTGTCGGGATATCTCGGATACGATAAGGAATACCTGTTGTCGAGGGTGAAGAAAAATTCAATCGGACAATTTCAACCTGCAAAGGTCAAACGTTCGATCAACCTTATCACACTGTCAATCCTCGAAGAGCATTCTATAGAACTGCCCGGGGTCGTATATGGACTTTTCCCCGAGCGGTTTTATCCCACGAAGGCGGGAATGAGTCACATGCTCGGATATATACGTGAAATCAGTGATGCTGATCTGGAAAGATTTAAAACCAGGGGTTATAAAAAAGGAGACCTTATCGGCTCAATTGGCTTGGAAAGGTCGTATGAGGAAATTCTAAGAGGTGAGAAAGGTTATGAATATATCCAGGTAGACGCACTTGGCCGCAGGATCAGCAAAATAGAAACGGCTGAATCCAAATCTCCGATTCCGGGTAATGATCTTCATCTCACGATAGATTTAGGTATGCAACTCGAGGCGGAGAACATTATGCGGGATAAGAGGGGAGCAATTATATTCCTCGATCCCTCGAACGGAGAAATAATCAGTTTTGTCAGCGCGCCATTTTATTCTCTTGCCACGTTTGCGGGAGCCATAACACCCGAAGTCTGGAATGCTTTACAAAATGATGAATCTGATCCCTTATTTAACCGCGCAACAATGAGTAAATATCCGCCCGGATCGACGTTCAAATTGATTGCGGCAGCCGCGGCGATTGATAACGGCATTATAGATAGAAACTGGACAGTCAATTGTCCCGGATACTATAAACTCGGCAGAAGAATCTTTAAGTGCAATAAGTTCTCCGGTCATGGAAAAATCAGTGTGGTCGAAGCTATTGGACAATCATGTAACGTCTTTTTTTACAATCTGATGTTTGAAATTGGTCTGGAAAAATGGTATGAACAAAGTAAGATATTTCAATTCGACAGTAAAACCCATATTGACATCACGGAAGAAAATAGTGGGATGATTCCCGACAAATCACTCCTTGACAATAAATACGGGGAGGGTAAATGGCAGGAGGGTCACTTGCTCAACCTTGTTCTTGGGCAGGGCGACCTTCTGGTGACTCCAATACAGATGGTAAACCTGATGTCCATTATAAGGAACGAGGGGAAATACTATAATCCTCATTTTGCAAAAAAATATTATAGCGCTAATCAGGAAATTCGTTCCTTTTTTGATATTGAATATCATGAAAAAGTGATAAGCGCGGATATTTCAAGTGAAACCTGGAAGATATTGAAGGAAGGAATGAACTATGTAATGCAAGGGGAGAGAGGTACGGGCAGGTTCTCCAATCTGCCGGAGTTGGACATATATGCAAAGACCGGTACTGCTCAAAATCCTCATGGCGATGATCACGCCTGGTTTGTGGGCTTTGTTGAAGATGATCGAAATCCCTTGGCATTTGCGATTATCGTTGAAAACGGCGGATCCGGAGGCGCGACAGCAGCGCCCATAGGGAAGAAATTGATAAAAAAATATTATGATTCATTCGCGTCTAATTTCGCACTCGAATCGCATACGGAAGAATGA